In Astyanax mexicanus isolate ESR-SI-001 chromosome 25, AstMex3_surface, whole genome shotgun sequence, a genomic segment contains:
- the ppp1r21 gene encoding protein phosphatase 1 regulatory subunit 21, which translates to MAADLQSKYTKLAQEYSKLRAQNQVLKKAVVDEQANSNSLKEELKQREQGLRKAEQEMDSLSFRNQQLAKRVELLQEELLASEAKGKKTKNKVDSPSQSSYQTQSVFDEDLQKKIQENERLHIQFYEADEMHRQQEQQLRDKLEQLEKDAEQHQTVVDNLTSKYMDTIEKLQSDKARLEIKAQTLERESKECRLRTEECQQQLRKYQTELSSQLKHNSSVIQEKVPFNDTKYDDYNSLNVPPHNRRHQLKARDAAGQAVSFVQDLVSALLNFHSYTEQRVHIYPLDSSIESISALNQKFSQYLHENAAYVRPLEDGLLQLHQSITEDTVTVLETVGQLQDFSKSFSTYTSFLQKILPYQLKSLEEECDIPLCTAPLNAKNRELQNDMKTFTAVFEKLQNYINLLALPSVRLDAMPQSSFSAVFTQLSACLHGLHDTTKELSKHYSQKVTLEQELPTVTQKLRTTNECLLSSLASLTNSTGKIATFFSNNLDFFASSAGYGPRAGAGNLNPQQAESMLSNKKKASTYILTIRRTRPESVPYTEALTNRRILTSSTESREGLMQQVQQSQEKIARLEQEKEHWLLEAQLGRVRLEKESQRIAELEAQLAAALGGDSLSTSSQTGSLTLACTDPETEDRSGREESQSTSVVGMLTTTPTSETVGDEESREHLIKTHYMARVAELTTQLQMSDSKAVHFHAECRALAKRLTIAEKSRETLTDDVKHANQNITRLQDELSTTKRSYEDQLSMMSDHLCSMNETLSKQREEIDTLKLGNKGNSKKNKGR; encoded by the exons CTAAGAGCACAGAACCAGGTTCTGAAGAAGGCTGTGGTGGATGAGCAGGCCAACTCCAACTCCTTAAAG GAGGAACTGAAGCAGAGGGAGCAGGGCCTGAGAAAGGCTGAGCAGGAGATGGACAGCCTGAGCTTTAGAAACCAGCAGCTGGCCAAAAGAGTGGAGCTGCTGCAGGAGGAGCTGCTGGCCAGTGAGGCCAAAGGCAAGAAGACCAAG AACAAAGTAGATTCTCCCTCCCAGTCAAGTTATCAGACGCAAAGCGTGTTTGATGAGGACCTGCAGAAGAAGATTCAAGAGAATGAAAGGCTTCACATCCAG TTTTACGAGGCAGACGAGATGCACCGGCAGCAGGAGCAACAGCTGAGAGACAAACTGGAGCAGCTGGAGAAGGATGCTGAGCAGCACCAGACAGTGGTGGACAACCTGACAAGCAAATACATGGACACCATAGAGAAACTTCAGAGCGACAAGGCTCGATTAGAG attaAAGCTCAGACATTGGAGAGGGAGTCTAAGGAGTGCCGACTCAGGACTGAGGAATG cCAGCAGCAGCTGAGGAAGTATCAGACAGAGCTGAGCAGTCAGTTAAAACACAACAGCAGTGTCATCCAGGAGAAAGTGCCCTTTAACGACACCA AATATGATGACTACAACAGCTTGAATGTTCCACCACACAACAGAAGACATCAG CTGAAAGCTCGAGATGCAGCCGGACAGGCTGTGAGTTTTGTACAGGACCTGGTCTCTGCGCTGCTCAACTTCCACTCATACACAGAACAGAGGGTTCACATTTACCCCCTGGACTCCTCCATTGAATCCATCTCTGCCCTCAACCAGAAG TTCTCCCAGTACTTGCACGAGAATGCAGCCTATGTCCGCCCACTAGAGGATGGCTTGTTGCAGCTGCATCAGAGCATTACAGAGGACACAGTCACAGTACTG GAAACAGTAGGACAACTGCAGGACTTTTCCAAATCATTTTCCACATACACAAGCTTTCTGCAGAAGATCCTGCCTTATCAGCTTAAAAG CCTTGAGGAGGAGTGTGATATTCCTCTCTGCACAGCGCCTTTGAATGCTAAGAACCGTGAGCTACAGAACGATATGAAGACCTTTACTGCCGTCTTTGAGAAATTGCAGAATTACATCAACCTTCTAGCCTTACCTA GTGTGCGTTTGGATGCCATGCCTCAGAGCAGCTTCAGCGCTGTTTTTACCCAGCTGTCGGCCTGCTTACATGGACTGCATGACACCACCAAGG AGCTCTCCAAGCACTACAGTCAGAAGGTAACTCTGGAACAGGAGCTGCCCACCGTCACCCAGAAGCTGCGCACCACTAATGAGTGCTTACTCTCCTCCTTAGCCTCTCTGACCAACAGCACTGGAAAG ATTGCCACATTCTTCAGCAACAATCTAGACTTCTTTGCTTCATCAGCTGGGTACGGACCAAGAGCTGGAGCAGGAAATCTCAACCCACAGCAGGCAGAGAGCATGCTCAGTAACAAGAAGAAGGCGTCCACGTACATTCTCACAATCAGGAGG ACACGCCCTGAATCTGTTCCGTACACAGAGGCTCTGACTAACCGCCGCATCTTGACCAGCTCCACAGAGAGCAGAGAGGGCCTGATGCAGCAG GTGCAGCAGAGCCAGGAGAAGATCGCTCGTTTGGAGCAGGAGAAAGAGCACTGGCTGCTGGAGGCACAGCTGGGTCGAGTCAGGCTGGAGAAGGAGAGCCAGCGCATAGCAGAACTGGAGGCTCAGCTTGCAGCTGCTTTAGGGGGTGACAGTCTCTCTACCTCCTCACAGACTGGCTCCCTCACTCTTGCCTGCACTGACCCAGAAACAGAAGACAGGTCTGGCAGAGAAGAGTCTCAGAGCACCAGTGTG GTTGGAATGCTTACAACAACCCCAACCAGTGAGACT GTTGGAGATGAGGAGTCCCGGGAGCACTTGATCAAAACCCACTATATGGCACGAGTAGCTGAGCTGACCACCCAGCTTCAGATGTCCGACAGCAAGGCTGTACATTTCCATGCAGAG TGCCGGGCGCTGGCTAAACGTCTGACAATTGCAGAGAAATCTCGTGAGACTCTGACTGACGATGTGAAGCACGCCAATCAAAACATCACACGCTTGCAG GATGAACTAAGCACTACCAAACGGAGCTACGAAGACCAACTGAGTATGATGAGTGATCATCTCTGCAGCATGAACGAAACCCTCAGTAAACAGCGAGAGGAGATTGACACACTCAAATTAGGCAACAAG GGAAATTCTAAAAAGAACAAGGGCCGGTAG
- the prorsd1 gene encoding prolyl-tRNA synthetase associated domain-containing protein 1 — protein MGSAELRAELESLLKSLSIEWVCVDHPEVFTVEEMMPHVEHLSGAVTKNLFLKDKKKKGLWLVSVRHDRQVNLNDLAKKLGVGSGNLRFADEAAMMEKLKVGQGCATALALFCDKDQSVKFIMDSDLANGGHERVYFHPMTNAATMGLKPDDLMKFLKETGHEPVLHSFE, from the exons ATGGGGTCCGCGGAGCTGCGGGCGGAGCTGGAGAGTTTACTGAAGTCTCTGAGTATTGAGTGGGTCTGTGTGGATCACCCGGAG GTTTTCACTGTGGAGGAGATGATGCCGCATGTGGAGCATCTCAGTGGGGCTGTCACTAAAAACCTCTTTTTGAAAGACAAGAAGAAAAAGGGTCTGTGGCTCGTCTCTGTTCGTCATGACCGTCAGGTTAACCTCAATGACCTGGCCAAGAAACTGGGCGTAGGCAGTGGTAACCTGCGCTTTGCTGATGAAGCGGCTATGATGGAGAAACTGAAGGTGGGTCAAGGTTGTGCCACAGCCCTCGCTCTGTTCTGCGATAAAGACCAGAGTGTGAAGTTCATTATGGACAGTGACCTGGCTAATGGAGGCCATGAGCGAGTGTACTTCCACCCTATGACCAATGCTGCCACCATGGGACTGAAACCAGATGACTTGATGAAGTTTTTGAAAGAGACGGGACACGAGCCGGTTCTTCACAGCTTTGAGTAG